The Parafrankia irregularis sequence GCGACTAAATCACCGCGAAACGCGCCGGGTGGGCACCGAAGTTCGAGTCATGCATGCGAGATTGAGCGCGACACGCCGACTGGCGGGCCCCGAGACGGCCGATACCGGGTCCGGGTCGGTACGCTCCAACCGGTCCGTTTCTGCTCGTCACAGGAGGAGATCTCCGCCGAAGACGCAGTAACAGGCGACACACAGCAAGCCCCGAAGCAGTGACAGCCCCGAAGCAGTGACGAACCGCCCTGAACGAGTGACACCCCGAACCTTGTTACACCCCGAACCTAGTGACGCCCCGATGCAGTGACCCACCCGAACGAGTGGCGCAGGGACTGTCCGAGCAGTCGTGAGGAGCAGGTACTTCGTGGTCCGTTCCGACTCCGCGGTCACCGGTCCGCCGGGCCGCCGCTACTACGGCGAGGTGACGGTCGGCGAACCTCGCCTGTCCGAGGACGGCCGCCTGGAGGTTGGCGAGGATATCGCCGACGACGGTACCGGCAAGCCGGGCCCCACCGGGCGCCCCATGCCCGTCTTCCCGGTGCCGGACGCACTGACCTCGCATGGCCCCGCATGGGTCGTCGCGATGTGTAACCAGAAGGGTGGCGTGGGGAAGACCACCAGCACGATCAATCTCGGCGCGGCGCTGGCCGAGTACGGCCGGCGGGTCCTGCTGGTCGACTTCGACCCGCAGGGCGCGCTCTCGGTGGGCCTGGGCATCAACCCGATGCAGTTCGAGGTCACGGTGCACGACCTCCTGCTGGGTGGCGACGTCGACATCCAGGACACGATCGTCGAGACCCAGGTGGAGAACCTCGATCTGCTGCCGAGCAACATCGACCTGTCGGCTGCCGAGGTGCTGCTGGTCACCGAGGTCGGCCGGGAGCACAGCCTGGCTCGCACCCTCGCCCCGATCATGGATGTGTACGACGTCATCCTGATCGACTGCCAGCCCTCGCTGGGCCTGCTCACCGTGAACGCGCTCACCGCCGCCGACGCCGTCATCGTCCCGCTGGAGTGTGAGTACTTCGCGCTCCGCGGCGTGGCGCTGCTTCTGCAGACCATCGACAAGGTGCGGGAGCGCCTCAACTCGCGGCTTGAGCTCGCCGGGATTCTGGCAACCATGTACGACGCCCGAACGCTGCACGCCCGGGAGGTCCTCGCCCGGGTCGTGGAGCGCTTTCCCGACGAGGTCTTTCACACCGTGATCAACCGTACGGTGCGTTTTCCGGAGACGACCGTCGCGGGTGAACCAATCACCACCTATGCCCCCACATCGGTCGGCGCGGCCGGATACCGTCGACTGGCCCGAGAACTGATGGCCCGCTACGCGACGCCGCCAGCCGTCGGGTGATCCGATCGGTCGGTGACCGGCCCGCTGGGCCGGGCGCCGCACCGCAGGACCGGCTGCCGCGTCACCTGGGCCGGCTGTTCGGGCCGCCGCCCGGGTGGCCGGCCACGGTGATGCCGCCGCCGGTCGGGTCGGGTGGTGAGCGGGCCGGGCGGTAGGCGGCGCGGTCGCGGGGAGACGGGGCCCGGTCGGCGGGTCCTGCGACAGGGACAACCGATCGGGGACGGAAGAAACGCTGTGCTGTTTCAGCTCGCCGAGCCAGCGGCGCTGCTCGGCATCCTGCTTGCCTTCGTCGTCGGCGTCTTCGTGCACGACGCCGCGCAGATCTTCGCCGCCCGCCTCGCCCGGGACCCGATGCCCGCGCGGTCCGGGCGGCTGACCGCACGGCTGGGGACCCAACGGGTCAGCCCGTTCAGCTGGGTCGGCGTGCTGCTCGGCGGCGCCGGGTGGACCGAGCCGATCCGGATGAACGACGTCTGGCGCCGGCGCCGGTTCCACGTCACCGCCGCGCTGCTCGCCGGCCCGCTCGCCTACGCGCTGCTGGCGCTCGCGGCACTGGGCGGCACCCGTGGGCTCAGCGAGCTTGTGCTGATGGTCCAGGGCGACCGGGTGGCCGAGATCTTCGGCGCCAGCTTCGCGGTCGAGCTGCTGATGTGGATGGCGTACACGTTCGCCTCGATGTGCATCCTCAGCCTGGTCCCCGTCCCGCCGGCCGACGGGGGGCGCATCCTGTTCCTGCTCGGTCCGCAGAGCGAGGGCTGGCGCAAGGCGCACTACCACCTCACCGAGCGCAACATCGGCGTCGCGATCCTCCTCGCGGTGGTCCTTCTGCCGGTGCTCTTCGCGGGCTTCCCGTCCGTGCTCGGCCAGCTGACCCTGCCGCTGCTGCGCGGCCTGGGCTCGCTGATCGGGCTCGATCTGCTCTGAGCGAGGACGAGAGTTCCGCGGACCGGGCTGAGGCGACGGCGACGGCAACGGCAACGGCCGCAGGCACGGCCGCAGCAATGGCCACGGCGCCAGCAACGACCGCGGCGACCGGGGTTGCGGCGACCGGGGCTGCGGACGTCTCCGCGGCCTCGGCGGCCAGCGCGCGAGGGGGCCGCACCGAGCCGTTCGTGGTCGAGTTGGACAACTTCTCGGGGCCGTTCGACCTGTTGCTCTCGCTCATCGCCAAGCACCGGATGGACGTCACCGAGGTGGCGCTGTCGAAGGTGACCGACGAGTTCGTCGCGCACATCCGGCGTCTCGGCGACCGGTTCGACCTGGGGCAGGCCACCGAGTTCCTGGTGATCGCCGCGACCCTGCTCGACCTGAAGGCCGCCCGCCTGCTTCCCGGCGCGATCTCCGATGACGAGGCCGAGGACCTCGCCCTGCTGGAGGCGCGCGACCTGCTGTTCGCGCGGCTGCTGCAGTACAAGGCCTACAAGGAGGCCGCCTCGATCTTCAGCGCGATGATGGCGCTGGAGGCCAGGTTCGTCGCCCGGGCGGTGCCGCTGGAGCCGCGGTACGCCGCCGCGCTGCCCGAGGTCCAGATCAGCATCGGCCCCACCGAGCTCGCGGCGCTCGCCGCCCGGCTGCGGGAGCCGCCACTTCCGCCGCAGGTGGCCACCGACCACGTGCACCTGCCCAGGGTCAGCGTCCGCGAGCACATGATCGCCGTCATCGGGATGCTGCGTGAACTCGGTGTGGCCTCCTTCGGCGTGCTCTGCGTCGGGCTGCTGGAGACGATCGAGGTCGTCGCGCGTTTCCTGGCGCTGCTGGAGCTGTTCCGCGAGGGACGCATCACCTTCGAGCAGGAACGGCCGCTGGGTGAGCTCATCGTCCGCTGGGTGGCCCGCGCCGAGGATGAGGACCGTCCTGTCGGGGCCTCGCTCTACCCTGGCGAGGCAGGGCAGGACGGGCCCGCCTTCGACCCGGGTCTGCCGGATCTGACGGCCGCGGCGCCAGCCGGAGCCGGAGCAGGATCCGCGGCCGGAGCAGGATCCGCGGCCGGCGACGGATCCGCGGCCGGCGACGACGGCGGAGACTGGGACGGTGACGACGACCTGGCCGGCCGTCGGAGAAGGCCGAGGAGGCCTCGAGGAGCGAGGAGAACCACGGAGTGAGCGGCGATCCCACCCACGCGGGGGAGGCGGGGGCAACAGGCGCGACAGCAGTCGAAGAGGCGAGCCGCCCCTCGGACATCGCGCTGGTGGAGGCGGTCCTGATGGTGGCGGAACGGCCGGTGGGCGTCGCCGAGTTCGCCACCGCGCTCGACATCCCCGCCCGCCGCGTCGAGCAGCTTCTCGTCGAGCTGGCCGAGGCGTACAGGCGCGAGGAGCGCGGCTTCCGGTTGCGCCACGTCGGCAAGGGGTGGCGGCTCTACACCGCGGACGAGTGCGCGCCGTGGGTGGAGCGTTTCGTGCTCGCGGGGCAGTCGGCTCGCCTGTCGCAGGCCGCGCTGGAGACGCTCGCGATCGTCGCCTACCAGCAGCCGGTCAGCCGCGGGCGGATCTCGGCGGTGCGCGGCGTCTCGGCCGACGGGGTCATCCGTACCCTCACCGCGCGCAACCTGGTCGAGGAATGTGGCCATGACCACGAGTCGGGGGCCATCCTCTACCGGACCACCGACTACTTCCTGGAGCGGATGGGCCTGCGCGACCTTGACGAGCTGCCTCCGCTCGCACCCCTGCTGCCCGGCGTCGCGGATATCGATGACATCGTGGCGTCATGAACGGCACCGTCTCCGACCCGAACAACCCGAACGACCCCTCCGACCTCGCTGGTTCCGACCGCGATGGTTTTGACCTTGCCGACCCCGGCCGCGTCGCCGCGTCCGGCCGCTCCGGCCGGCCGGGCCAGAAGCCGGGGCCCGAGGCTGAGGGCATCCGGCTGCAGAAGGTGCTGGCCGCGGCCGGCATCGGGTCCCGCCGAGCCAGCGAGGAGCTGATCGACGCCGGGCGGGTCCGGGTCGACGGTGAGGTCGTGCGCGAGCAGGGCCGCCGGGTCGACCCGGAGCGTGCGGTCATCGAGGTCGACGGCGAGCGTGTCGTCACCCGGACGGGGCTGGTGCACCTGGCACTGCACAAGCCCCGCGGAGTGCTGTCGACGATGTCCGACGACCGTGGCCGGCCGACGATCGCCGACCTGCTCACCGAGTTCGGGACCAGGCTGTTCCACGTCGGCCGGCTGGACGCCGACAGCGAGGGCCTGCTGCTCGTGACCAACGACGGTGACCTCGCGCACCGCCTGATGCACCCCTCCTACGGTGTGCAGAAGACCTATCTGGTCGAGATCACCGGCCCCGTCCGCAAGGACCTGCCCCGCCGGCTGCGCTCGGGGGTGGAGCTGGAGGACGGCCCGGTGAAGGTCGACTCCGCCAGGATCATCGACATGGCCGCGTCCCGGGTGATGATGGAGATCGTCCTGCACGAGGGTCGCAACCACGTCGTGCGCCGGGTGATGGAGAGCGTGGGCCATCCGGTGCACCGGCTCGTCCGCGTCTCGTTCGGCCCGGTCGCGCTGGGTACCCTGCGGGCCGGCCGGGCACGGCACCTCACCCGGCACGAGGTCGGTGCCCTCTACAAGGCGGCCGGGCTGTGACGTCCAACAGGTTCGCCGCGCCGTACGTGCGGCCCGGGGTCGACACGGCGGCGGCCGACCCTCCGGCCTGGGACGACCGGAACCTGCCCGAGCTGCGGCGGGTGGCCGTCGTCGGCTCCGGGCTGATCGGTACGAGCATCGGGCTGGCACTGTCCGCGCGCGGGATCGAGGTGTTCCTGCGGGACACCGACGAGGCGCAGGTCAAGCTGGCCGAGGCGATGGGCGCCGGCCGGCCGTGGCAGGGGGAGCGGGTCGACCACGCGGTGATCGCGACCCCGCTGCCGACCGTCGCCGCCCAGCTGCGGGAGCTGCAGCGGGGCGGCCTGGCCGCCACCGTCAGCGACGCCGGCAGCGTGAAGGCACGTCTGCTGGTGGAAGCCGTCCAGCTCGGCTGTGATCTCGGCAGCTGGTGCCCGGCGCACCCGATCGCCGGGCGGGAGCGGCACGGCGCCGTGTCGGCCCGTGCGGACCTGTTCGCCGAGCGGGTCTGGGCGATCTGCCCGGTCCCGCACACCGGTGCCGACGCCGTCGCCGCGACCGCGGCGCTGGCCCTCACCTGCGGCGCCATCCCGGTCCGGACGACGCCGGAGCGCCACGACGCGACGATGGCGGTGCTCTCCCATGTGCCGCAGCTCGTGGCCAGCGTCCTCGCCGGGAGCCTGCTCGGGCTGGACTCCCACGACCTGCCGTTCGTCGGCCAGGGCTTCCGGGACACCACCCGTCTCGCCGACAGCGACGCGGCCCTGTGGGCGTCGATCATCGACGGCAACCGTGGCCCGATCGCGGAGCGGGTGCGCCTGCTCGGGCGGGAGTTCACCCACCTCGCCGACGTGCTCGCCGAAGGCACCCGGGAGGAGGTCGTCGCCGCCGTCTCGGGGGCGATGGGCCGCGGCCACCGGGGCCGGGCGCTGCTGCCCCGCAAGGCCGGTGCGAAGGCACTTCCGTGGGGGTGGGTCGGCGTCGTTCTCGACGACCGGCCGGG is a genomic window containing:
- a CDS encoding ParA family protein encodes the protein MVRSDSAVTGPPGRRYYGEVTVGEPRLSEDGRLEVGEDIADDGTGKPGPTGRPMPVFPVPDALTSHGPAWVVAMCNQKGGVGKTTSTINLGAALAEYGRRVLLVDFDPQGALSVGLGINPMQFEVTVHDLLLGGDVDIQDTIVETQVENLDLLPSNIDLSAAEVLLVTEVGREHSLARTLAPIMDVYDVILIDCQPSLGLLTVNALTAADAVIVPLECEYFALRGVALLLQTIDKVRERLNSRLELAGILATMYDARTLHAREVLARVVERFPDEVFHTVINRTVRFPETTVAGEPITTYAPTSVGAAGYRRLARELMARYATPPAVG
- a CDS encoding Zn-dependent membrane protease → MLFQLAEPAALLGILLAFVVGVFVHDAAQIFAARLARDPMPARSGRLTARLGTQRVSPFSWVGVLLGGAGWTEPIRMNDVWRRRRFHVTAALLAGPLAYALLALAALGGTRGLSELVLMVQGDRVAEIFGASFAVELLMWMAYTFASMCILSLVPVPPADGGRILFLLGPQSEGWRKAHYHLTERNIGVAILLAVVLLPVLFAGFPSVLGQLTLPLLRGLGSLIGLDLL
- a CDS encoding segregation and condensation protein A; protein product: MATAPATTAATGVAATGAADVSAASAASARGGRTEPFVVELDNFSGPFDLLLSLIAKHRMDVTEVALSKVTDEFVAHIRRLGDRFDLGQATEFLVIAATLLDLKAARLLPGAISDDEAEDLALLEARDLLFARLLQYKAYKEAASIFSAMMALEARFVARAVPLEPRYAAALPEVQISIGPTELAALAARLREPPLPPQVATDHVHLPRVSVREHMIAVIGMLRELGVASFGVLCVGLLETIEVVARFLALLELFREGRITFEQERPLGELIVRWVARAEDEDRPVGASLYPGEAGQDGPAFDPGLPDLTAAAPAGAGAGSAAGAGSAAGDGSAAGDDGGDWDGDDDLAGRRRRPRRPRGARRTTE
- the scpB gene encoding SMC-Scp complex subunit ScpB, which codes for MSGDPTHAGEAGATGATAVEEASRPSDIALVEAVLMVAERPVGVAEFATALDIPARRVEQLLVELAEAYRREERGFRLRHVGKGWRLYTADECAPWVERFVLAGQSARLSQAALETLAIVAYQQPVSRGRISAVRGVSADGVIRTLTARNLVEECGHDHESGAILYRTTDYFLERMGLRDLDELPPLAPLLPGVADIDDIVAS
- a CDS encoding pseudouridine synthase, whose translation is MNGTVSDPNNPNDPSDLAGSDRDGFDLADPGRVAASGRSGRPGQKPGPEAEGIRLQKVLAAAGIGSRRASEELIDAGRVRVDGEVVREQGRRVDPERAVIEVDGERVVTRTGLVHLALHKPRGVLSTMSDDRGRPTIADLLTEFGTRLFHVGRLDADSEGLLLVTNDGDLAHRLMHPSYGVQKTYLVEITGPVRKDLPRRLRSGVELEDGPVKVDSARIIDMAASRVMMEIVLHEGRNHVVRRVMESVGHPVHRLVRVSFGPVALGTLRAGRARHLTRHEVGALYKAAGL
- a CDS encoding prephenate dehydrogenase, with translation MTSNRFAAPYVRPGVDTAAADPPAWDDRNLPELRRVAVVGSGLIGTSIGLALSARGIEVFLRDTDEAQVKLAEAMGAGRPWQGERVDHAVIATPLPTVAAQLRELQRGGLAATVSDAGSVKARLLVEAVQLGCDLGSWCPAHPIAGRERHGAVSARADLFAERVWAICPVPHTGADAVAATAALALTCGAIPVRTTPERHDATMAVLSHVPQLVASVLAGSLLGLDSHDLPFVGQGFRDTTRLADSDAALWASIIDGNRGPIAERVRLLGREFTHLADVLAEGTREEVVAAVSGAMGRGHRGRALLPRKAGAKALPWGWVGVVLDDRPGQLAALFAVIGEWEVNIEDVGPFEHSLDAPAGIVEIAVDPAGADGLVERLTEAGWTAYRRS